In Candidatus Cloacimonadota bacterium, the genomic stretch TTCACAATAAAGAAGTATGGAATGTAATGAGATGAATAGCAGTTTTGAACAGTATTTGGGAGGCTTTATAAAGAAAGTGCTCTTGTTTTTGTTACTGGTGCTGTGCCTGGGATTGCTGGCCAAGATCTGGAATATCAATCCCCTTGGTAACCCATATCATCCTGAAGCGCTGGATCATCTTACAGCTCATCTGATTCAGGAATTGGCCTGGAATACGGTGCAGGGCTTCAGTATGAATTGCAGCGCAGCAGAACCTCATATCCCGGCGTTACAGCCTAAGGCTCGGGAGCAAGATCCGATCCTAAAGCGAGCGATCTGATACCGATTATCCTACCAGATATCTGCCCACTGCGCTATCATGCTGATGATCTTTCAATTCCATGCTCCCTGTTTCATCAATTTCATGTTATGGCTCCTTGTTACTCCATCTTGTTCAACATTCTACTAACATAGTAATCTGCATAAATCCCTTCGATCTGAGTATTCTGCGTGGTATTCATTCTCTTTACTTCATGCTGTGCCGAAGCAGATATAAAGGCGTTATAAAGCAGTAGCCACTCGATGATCACCCGATGATATCTGCTTTATATATAGATAAAGTGCAGGGGGGAATGTGAGTGTCTTATTAAAAAATCCAGATTGCAAATGTTTTTATCTGCTCTGTGCGCTACATTTCTAGTTAAATATCAGCCTAATTTGATTGGCATTTTCCAAAGAACCATTAGTATGCACAAGACAAAGAAGGCACGCCAATCCACAATTTGCTTGACACATATGCTGCCTGCTCAAAAATAAATAAATCGCTATATGAACGCATTGCAGGATTTTTCCTGTCTGCGTTCCGAGGATACTGCCATTATTGATAACCCGAGAAACGAAAGAATATGATTATAAAGCCGGCATTTTTCACGATTGACATCGAGGATTACTATCACATCATTGGCGTGAGAGGAACTCCTGATATCACCAGTTGGGACCAGTTACCCTCCAGAGTGGAGTATAGCCTGGATCGTCTACTGGATTTACTGGCAGAGCACAATGTAACAGCTAGCCTCTTCTTTCTGGGATACATCGCCAAAAGATACCCTCATCTGGTGAAAAAGGCCATGTCCCAAGGTCACGAAATTGCCTCTCACGGTATGTATCATACCGAAGTGTGCACACAGAGTCAAAGTGATTTCTTCGCAGAAGCTCTGCAATCCCGGATGCTCTTGGAAGACATCTGTGGGGAAGCCGTAATTGGCTATCGCGGTGCCGGTTTTTCCATAGACCATCGCAATCCCTGGTTCTTTGAATCCTTGTTGCAAGCAGGTTATCTGTACGATTCTTCGCTTGTGCCAAACCGCTTGCATCATCGCCTGATACCTGGAGTGCAGCTTTACCCCTCAAAGATTCAAACAAATTCCGGTAGTATCTGTGAATTTCCCATTGGCATGGCAGAGATGGCAGGGATGAAGCTAAATATGTTTGGCGGTGGTTATTTACGCTTTTTCCCGAAACCGCTATTAATCCACATGGCGCACCGCACTTTGATGAAACGGCCGCTGCTCGTCTATATCCATCCCCGTGAAATGGATCCCGATCACCCCAGAATAAGCATGAATCTGTATCGCTATTTCAAGAGCTATGTAAACATGAAATCCGTGCCCGGCAAATTGGAGGCACTACTGCAGATCACCGAATATCAACGCTTGAAGGACTACTATGAAACGCACAATAGTTGAGCCTGATCCCCAAAAAACCCGGACTTTCTTTGATGATTATGCTCCCGATTTCGATGCCATCTATGGCACGGTAAAAAGCCCCTGGCAGAGCGTGATCAACCGCTGTTTCAGGAAAAGCATGCGCTTGCGCTATGAAC encodes the following:
- a CDS encoding polysaccharide deacetylase family protein — translated: MIIKPAFFTIDIEDYYHIIGVRGTPDITSWDQLPSRVEYSLDRLLDLLAEHNVTASLFFLGYIAKRYPHLVKKAMSQGHEIASHGMYHTEVCTQSQSDFFAEALQSRMLLEDICGEAVIGYRGAGFSIDHRNPWFFESLLQAGYLYDSSLVPNRLHHRLIPGVQLYPSKIQTNSGSICEFPIGMAEMAGMKLNMFGGGYLRFFPKPLLIHMAHRTLMKRPLLVYIHPREMDPDHPRISMNLYRYFKSYVNMKSVPGKLEALLQITEYQRLKDYYETHNS